The Terriglobia bacterium genome has a window encoding:
- a CDS encoding STAS domain-containing protein, producing MALQVEARHVGKVTVVKCAGRIVAGDESEHLHKEFGKLLPEHKHFVLHLGEVNFVDSSGLGLLVRLAASARTARGDLKLCNVTKEVAHTLSITNLNRLLEVQASEVDAVSAFYQRGTAKDGALRSGKTVVCVEQSANVLAYVREVLRHAGYDPLTTPNVSDARILIKAAKPAVVILGPNVMVRGGEKSDALRHVLAGIPTIELGSAFSTMDATEAAQQVLEQVKAHTAGKS from the coding sequence ATGGCTTTGCAGGTGGAAGCGCGTCACGTGGGCAAGGTCACGGTGGTGAAGTGCGCCGGCCGGATTGTGGCCGGAGACGAATCCGAGCACCTGCACAAGGAATTTGGCAAGCTGCTGCCGGAACACAAGCATTTTGTGCTGCACCTGGGCGAGGTGAATTTTGTGGACAGCAGCGGTCTGGGCCTGCTGGTGCGCCTGGCGGCCTCGGCGCGAACCGCGCGCGGCGACCTCAAGCTGTGCAACGTGACCAAAGAAGTGGCGCACACCCTCAGCATTACCAACCTCAACCGGCTTCTGGAGGTGCAGGCATCCGAGGTGGACGCGGTCTCGGCGTTCTACCAGCGCGGAACTGCCAAGGACGGCGCGTTGCGCTCGGGCAAGACGGTGGTGTGCGTGGAACAGTCGGCGAACGTGCTGGCGTATGTGCGCGAAGTGCTGCGCCACGCCGGGTACGATCCGCTGACCACGCCCAATGTGTCGGATGCGCGCATCTTGATCAAAGCGGCGAAACCGGCGGTGGTGATCCTGGGACCCAACGTGATGGTGCGCGGCGGCGAAAAAAGCGATGCGCTGCGCCACGTGCTGGCTGGCATTCCGACCATCGAGTTGGGAAGCGCCTTCTCCACCATGGACGCAACCGAAGCGGCGCAGCAGGTGCTGGAGCAGGTGAAGGCGCACACCGCGGGGAAGTCTTAG
- a CDS encoding PilZ domain-containing protein, with protein MIATAHSPGPFEAQRRWKRYQIRVPVRLVVHRGDLTARINGRGTELNEGGMCIFAGVELNLGDQIELEFTAPYTPDALRVWASVRNRYGYYYGLEFLTENAGEREEVEHFREVLRSSTGNA; from the coding sequence ATGATTGCGACGGCACACTCTCCCGGGCCGTTTGAGGCCCAGCGCAGATGGAAGCGCTACCAGATCCGCGTTCCGGTGCGGTTGGTGGTGCATCGCGGCGACCTCACGGCGCGCATCAACGGGCGCGGCACCGAGCTCAATGAAGGTGGCATGTGCATCTTCGCCGGCGTGGAACTGAATCTCGGCGACCAGATCGAACTGGAATTCACCGCACCCTACACACCCGATGCGCTGCGCGTGTGGGCCTCGGTGCGCAATCGCTATGGCTACTACTACGGCCTGGAATTTCTTACCGAGAACGCCGGCGAGCGCGAAGAAGTCGAGCACTTCCGCGAAGTGCTCCGCAGCTCCACCGGCAACGCCTGA
- a CDS encoding tryptophan 2,3-dioxygenase: MDNLQKPILPGKGASDYERYLHTDELLDLQKRPEAMSHPDELTFQVIHQSSELLLKAAAWELSRARDLVESGDFDNAARLLRRANRMLDYPIDMLHILETITPYDYHIIRAGLGHGSGLDSPGFVALLHIGPRLGEIFFHQLEKTGLTVDDLYRRHSEFFSLHELAEQLLEFDERMQAFRFHHLKLAQRIIGGEVVGTMGTPVEILRQRMEHGTLYKPLWDVRNQITAKMNTGPQKPDGRY, encoded by the coding sequence ATGGACAACCTGCAGAAACCAATCCTGCCCGGCAAGGGCGCTTCCGACTACGAACGCTACCTGCACACCGACGAGCTTCTCGATCTGCAGAAGCGGCCCGAAGCTATGTCGCACCCCGACGAGCTCACCTTCCAGGTCATCCACCAGAGCTCCGAGTTGCTGTTGAAGGCCGCCGCCTGGGAGCTTTCCCGCGCCCGCGACCTGGTTGAAAGCGGCGATTTCGACAACGCTGCCCGCCTGCTGCGCCGCGCCAACCGCATGCTCGATTATCCCATCGACATGCTGCACATCCTGGAAACCATCACTCCGTACGACTACCACATCATCCGCGCCGGCCTGGGGCACGGCAGCGGCCTGGATTCCCCCGGCTTTGTTGCCCTGCTGCACATCGGGCCGCGCCTGGGCGAAATATTCTTTCACCAGCTCGAGAAAACCGGCCTCACGGTGGACGACCTCTACCGCCGCCACAGCGAGTTCTTCTCCCTGCACGAACTCGCCGAGCAACTGCTGGAATTCGACGAGCGCATGCAGGCCTTCCGCTTTCATCACCTGAAGCTGGCGCAGCGGATTATCGGCGGCGAAGTGGTGGGCACCATGGGAACGCCGGTCGAAATCCTGCGCCAGCGCATGGAGCACGGCACGCTGTATAAGCCCTTGTGGGATGTCCGTAACCAGATCACGGCGAAGATGAACACCGGCCCGCAAAAGCCGGATGGCCGCTACTAA
- a CDS encoding esterase family protein: MRLCRRALLLFLLLFNLSALAQTSATRFQVSFPASAHAQPITGRVLVIITRRDSPEPRLQAGWWFQQTPIYGADIHQLPPGQAAVMDAATLGYPFKSLMQLPPGEYYVQALINVYTEFHRADGHTIWAHMDQWEGQQFAKSPGNLYSEVQKVRLDPAAGYDVKLEAGNVIPPVEVPPDTKYVKRVKFASKLLSQFWGHPMYIGATVLLPKGYDEHPNQRYPVVYIQDHFSLRAPFGFRDDGDDEDSWPSRNEARRFSQAWLSNNFPRMIMVTFQHPTPFFDDSYAVNSANQGPYGDALMQELIPYLETNFRIVREPWARVLTGGSTGGWESLALQVLHPEFFGGTWTFFPDPIDFHNYQLVDIYQDDSAFEAPGSEYIPPERPMMRSSEGQVLVTVRQMSLLEEVLGTHGRSGQQYEEWEAAYGPVGPDGYPRPLWDKRTGKIDHEVANYMRDHGFDLTYDLEKNWPKIGPHLVGKLHLFCGDMDNYYLNLAVYRLEKFLANTKDPYYAGSFGYGRPMKGHGWSPYTVTELVKVMADAIEKNRPKSAAAR, encoded by the coding sequence ATGAGGTTGTGCCGCCGTGCCCTGCTGCTGTTTCTGCTGCTCTTCAACCTGAGCGCTCTGGCGCAGACATCGGCCACGCGCTTCCAGGTCTCGTTTCCCGCCTCGGCGCACGCCCAGCCGATTACCGGGCGCGTGCTTGTCATCATCACCCGTCGCGACAGCCCCGAGCCCCGCCTGCAGGCGGGTTGGTGGTTCCAGCAGACGCCCATCTATGGCGCCGACATCCACCAGCTTCCGCCGGGGCAGGCGGCGGTCATGGACGCGGCCACCCTCGGCTATCCCTTCAAGAGCCTGATGCAACTGCCACCAGGCGAGTACTACGTCCAGGCGCTGATCAACGTCTATACCGAGTTCCACCGCGCCGACGGGCACACCATCTGGGCCCACATGGACCAATGGGAAGGGCAGCAGTTCGCCAAATCGCCGGGCAATTTGTACAGCGAGGTTCAGAAGGTGCGCTTGGATCCCGCTGCCGGGTACGACGTCAAGCTCGAGGCCGGCAATGTGATCCCGCCGGTCGAAGTTCCGCCGGACACCAAATACGTGAAGCGCGTGAAATTCGCCAGCAAGCTGCTCAGCCAATTCTGGGGCCACCCCATGTACATCGGCGCCACCGTGCTGCTCCCCAAGGGGTACGACGAGCACCCCAACCAGCGCTATCCGGTGGTGTACATCCAGGACCACTTTTCGCTGCGCGCGCCCTTTGGTTTCCGGGATGACGGCGACGATGAGGATAGTTGGCCATCGCGGAATGAGGCGCGCCGCTTCAGCCAGGCTTGGTTGTCCAACAATTTTCCGCGCATGATCATGGTCACATTTCAGCATCCCACGCCGTTTTTCGACGACTCCTACGCCGTCAACTCGGCCAACCAGGGTCCCTACGGCGACGCCCTCATGCAGGAGCTGATCCCCTACCTGGAGACCAACTTCCGCATCGTGCGCGAGCCCTGGGCGCGGGTGTTGACCGGCGGGTCCACGGGTGGGTGGGAATCACTCGCGCTGCAGGTGCTGCATCCCGAGTTTTTCGGCGGGACGTGGACGTTTTTCCCTGACCCGATTGACTTCCACAATTATCAACTGGTGGACATCTACCAGGACGACAGCGCGTTTGAAGCACCCGGGTCCGAGTACATCCCGCCGGAGCGGCCGATGATGCGCAGCTCCGAAGGCCAGGTGCTGGTCACTGTCCGGCAGATGAGCCTGCTGGAGGAGGTGCTGGGCACCCACGGGCGCAGCGGACAACAGTACGAGGAGTGGGAGGCGGCGTACGGGCCGGTGGGCCCCGACGGCTACCCGCGGCCGTTATGGGACAAGCGGACCGGCAAGATCGATCATGAGGTTGCCAACTACATGCGCGATCACGGATTCGATCTGACCTATGACCTGGAGAAAAACTGGCCGAAGATCGGGCCCCATCTGGTGGGCAAGCTTCACCTCTTCTGCGGGGACATGGACAATTACTACCTCAACCTGGCGGTCTACCGGCTGGAGAAGTTCCTCGCCAACACCAAAGATCCGTACTACGCCGGGTCCTTTGGCTACGGCCGGCCGATGAAGGGGCACGGTTGGAGTCCGTACACGGTTACCGAGCTGGTGAAGGTAATGGCGGACGCGATCGAGAAGAACCGCCCGAAATCCGCGGCCGCCAGATAG
- a CDS encoding rhomboid family intramembrane serine protease — translation MSITAVLVAINLLIFIAMVVKGASVTQPTADQILRWGANFGPLTLTGQWWRLLTAMFVHIGLVHLALNMWCLWQLGLLAEYLYGRKTFLALYVMSGLAASIVSLARNPLVVTAGASGAIFGLAGALIATLYLGKLAAPKGAWRTSLISLVAFAGYNLAYGFVKAGIDNGAHIGGLLSGLLLGSVLSVDFRQPAPRQSRMRPMLFPAFVIVLVAGAVAVRFAHMPVVRLEHAEQQLRQGDNAGAVRELTEVVKLRPNYVPAWMLLGSAYLRTQQDSQAEAAFQRAAQLNPKNPAVLAQLGVLYLRDKRYEPARQAFQQITELNPKDVEAQVNLGVALNQLGRSDEALTQFRKATELNPNLPQAWYNLGLGSMKLQRYDDAVDAFTRATKLAPKDAEAWIWLANAYQAKGMTEQADQAYLTGYKLRAQTKRR, via the coding sequence TTGTCGATAACCGCGGTGCTGGTCGCCATCAACCTTCTCATTTTCATTGCCATGGTGGTGAAGGGCGCGTCGGTAACGCAGCCCACGGCTGACCAAATTCTGCGCTGGGGAGCGAACTTCGGGCCGCTCACTCTAACCGGGCAGTGGTGGCGGCTGCTGACGGCGATGTTCGTGCACATCGGCCTGGTTCACCTGGCGCTGAACATGTGGTGCTTGTGGCAGCTCGGATTGTTGGCGGAATACCTGTACGGGCGAAAAACATTTTTAGCGCTGTACGTGATGTCGGGACTGGCGGCCAGCATCGTGAGCCTGGCGCGCAATCCCCTGGTGGTGACGGCGGGGGCATCGGGCGCGATCTTCGGCCTCGCGGGCGCCCTCATTGCCACCTTGTACCTGGGAAAATTGGCGGCGCCGAAGGGCGCGTGGCGCACCAGCCTGATCAGCCTGGTGGCGTTTGCGGGGTACAACCTGGCGTACGGATTTGTAAAAGCCGGCATCGACAACGGCGCACATATCGGCGGCCTGCTTTCCGGGCTGCTGCTGGGCTCGGTGCTGAGCGTGGACTTCCGGCAGCCGGCGCCGCGCCAGTCGCGCATGCGGCCGATGCTGTTTCCCGCATTTGTCATCGTGCTGGTGGCGGGCGCGGTGGCGGTGCGTTTTGCGCACATGCCGGTGGTCCGGTTGGAACATGCCGAACAACAATTGCGCCAGGGCGACAACGCGGGCGCTGTGCGCGAGTTGACCGAGGTGGTCAAGCTTCGGCCGAATTACGTGCCGGCGTGGATGCTGCTGGGCAGCGCGTACCTGCGCACGCAGCAGGACTCGCAGGCGGAGGCGGCGTTCCAGCGCGCGGCGCAGTTGAATCCGAAAAATCCGGCCGTGCTGGCGCAACTGGGCGTGCTGTATTTGCGCGACAAGCGTTATGAACCGGCGCGCCAGGCATTTCAGCAGATCACGGAGTTGAACCCCAAGGATGTTGAAGCGCAGGTCAATCTCGGGGTTGCGCTGAACCAGTTGGGCCGCAGCGACGAAGCGCTGACCCAATTCCGCAAAGCCACCGAACTCAATCCCAACCTGCCGCAGGCCTGGTACAACCTCGGGCTCGGTTCGATGAAATTGCAGCGCTACGACGACGCGGTGGACGCCTTCACGCGCGCCACCAAGCTGGCGCCGAAGGATGCGGAAGCCTGGATCTGGCTGGCCAACGCCTACCAGGCCAAGGGTATGACCGAGCAGGCGGACCAGGCGTATTTGACCGGATACAAGTTGCGGGCGCAGACGAAAAGGCGCTAG
- a CDS encoding universal stress protein: MVKGPAGDAMSDMPLQPSAAVPTLDASTPVSMQRIMLATDFDPVSESALHYSLSIARRYASKVYLLHVVAPETFQFLAGDARQRALEDAWRNAQRHMTDLLIAGHLEGVDHQVLVEQGDVWDVLSHKINGLFINLLVIGTHARGRVGKLLLGSVAETIFRQAPCPVLMVGPRAVQVSERTPQQPILFCTGFSAHSLKAGGYALSLAQHQGAQLLMMHVSKETPQTQAERKRIVDGARQRLASLIPAGTQLVAPPETIVEFGTAADCILNVAQQRKPGLIVLGVRQPVGFARRLKWATAYEVVANAPCPVLTVRMSEPA; the protein is encoded by the coding sequence TCTGCTGCTGTCCCCACCCTGGACGCTTCCACGCCAGTTTCCATGCAGCGCATCATGCTGGCGACTGACTTCGACCCAGTGTCGGAATCGGCGCTGCACTATTCGCTGTCCATCGCGCGGCGCTACGCATCGAAGGTGTACCTGCTGCACGTGGTCGCGCCGGAAACGTTTCAGTTCCTCGCCGGCGACGCCCGCCAGCGCGCGCTCGAGGACGCGTGGCGCAACGCACAGCGCCACATGACCGACCTGCTGATCGCCGGGCACCTGGAAGGCGTGGACCACCAGGTCCTGGTGGAGCAGGGCGATGTCTGGGACGTGCTCTCGCACAAGATCAACGGCCTGTTCATCAACTTGCTGGTGATCGGGACGCATGCGCGCGGGCGCGTGGGCAAGCTGCTGCTGGGGTCGGTGGCGGAGACGATTTTTCGCCAGGCGCCATGCCCGGTGCTGATGGTGGGGCCGCGAGCGGTGCAAGTCAGCGAGCGCACCCCGCAGCAGCCCATCCTGTTCTGCACCGGATTCAGTGCGCACTCGCTGAAGGCCGGGGGATACGCCCTGTCGCTGGCGCAGCACCAGGGCGCGCAATTGCTGATGATGCACGTCAGCAAGGAGACGCCGCAAACCCAGGCCGAGCGCAAGCGGATTGTGGATGGCGCCAGGCAGCGGCTGGCTTCGCTGATTCCCGCCGGCACGCAACTGGTGGCGCCGCCGGAGACGATTGTCGAGTTTGGGACCGCCGCCGACTGTATCCTCAATGTGGCGCAACAGCGCAAGCCGGGACTGATTGTGCTCGGAGTACGCCAGCCGGTGGGCTTCGCGCGCCGGCTGAAGTGGGCGACAGCCTACGAAGTGGTGGCCAACGCGCCCTGCCCGGTGCTGACGGTCAGGATGAGTGAGCCAGCCTGA
- the argF gene encoding ornithine carbamoyltransferase, giving the protein MVTARPALPAKATRSAPAIFQQTDLLSIGDLSPYEVHEIFALTKDIKARPAMFSSALKGKQYAMMFEKPSLRTRVTFEAGINSLGGHALFMECPGGIESREKAADVARNLERWVQGIILRTFKHSTVTEMAANANVPVINALTEREHPCQALADYYTLLEKFGDLKKLKVAFVGDGNNVAHSLMLTAAILGGHFALAAPQGYEPAKDIVQAAAKIAARTGATIEITCDPQAAVSGADAVYTDVWASMGQESEAGQRDAIFRPFQVNRTLMSLAAPLAVFMHCLPAHRGHEVTDEVLDSPQSVVYDEAENRLHVQNAILVLLAGTRKGAKSASGMRAGRA; this is encoded by the coding sequence ATGGTCACCGCGCGTCCGGCACTGCCCGCGAAGGCGACGCGTTCCGCCCCCGCAATCTTTCAGCAGACCGATCTGCTCTCCATCGGCGATTTGTCGCCCTACGAGGTGCACGAAATTTTCGCGCTCACCAAGGACATCAAGGCGCGCCCGGCGATGTTCAGCAGCGCGCTGAAGGGCAAGCAGTACGCCATGATGTTCGAAAAGCCCTCGCTACGCACGCGCGTGACCTTTGAAGCCGGCATCAACTCGCTGGGCGGGCACGCGCTGTTCATGGAGTGCCCCGGCGGCATCGAGTCGCGCGAAAAGGCCGCCGACGTGGCGCGCAACCTGGAGCGCTGGGTGCAGGGCATCATCCTGCGCACCTTCAAGCACTCGACGGTCACGGAGATGGCAGCCAACGCCAACGTGCCGGTGATCAACGCGCTTACCGAGCGCGAGCATCCCTGCCAGGCGCTGGCCGACTACTACACGCTGCTGGAAAAATTCGGCGACTTGAAGAAGCTGAAGGTCGCATTTGTCGGCGACGGCAACAATGTGGCGCACTCGCTCATGCTGACGGCGGCCATTTTAGGCGGCCACTTCGCCCTGGCCGCGCCGCAAGGCTACGAGCCGGCGAAGGACATAGTGCAAGCCGCCGCCAAGATCGCCGCGCGCACCGGGGCAACCATCGAAATCACGTGCGACCCGCAGGCGGCCGTGTCCGGCGCCGATGCCGTCTATACCGACGTGTGGGCGAGCATGGGCCAGGAGAGTGAAGCGGGCCAGCGCGACGCCATCTTCCGCCCGTTCCAGGTGAACCGGACGTTGATGTCGCTGGCCGCGCCGCTCGCCGTATTCATGCATTGCCTGCCGGCCCACCGCGGCCATGAAGTCACCGACGAAGTTCTGGATTCGCCGCAGTCGGTGGTCTACGACGAGGCCGAGAATCGCCTGCACGTGCAGAATGCCATCCTGGTGCTGCTGGCTGGGACGCGAAAAGGGGCAAAGTCGGCGTCGGGGATGCGTGCGGGAAGAGCGTAA
- a CDS encoding argininosuccinate synthase, whose protein sequence is MTEKVVLAYSGGLDTSIIIPWLKENYGCEVIAMVADVGQGDDIPAVIEKAKKTGASKVYVEDLRREFLADYVFPCLRAGAVYEYTYLLGTSMARPVIAKRQVEVAVAEGATSVAHGCTGKGNDQVRFEHAYQALEPSLKVIAPWREWTLNSREDCLDYAEARGIPVEASREKIYSRDRNLWHLSHEGGELEDPNNSPNDDMWQITVSPQQAPDRAEQVTITFEQGTPVAVNGKGLHPVALVEELNTIGGRHGIGRVDLVENRFVGIKSRGCYETPGGTLLLTAHRELESLCLDREVMHFKQQIALKYAEMVYFGLWFTPLREALDAFITSTQQTVTGSVTLRLYKGNISVAGRQSKFSLYQTGLAAFTMDGYNPKDAEGFIRILGLPARVQAPLRHKKEVSERVRGKEFLKATTAAD, encoded by the coding sequence ATGACTGAAAAGGTGGTGTTGGCATATTCCGGCGGTCTCGACACATCCATTATCATTCCGTGGCTGAAGGAAAATTACGGCTGTGAGGTCATCGCCATGGTGGCCGACGTCGGCCAGGGCGACGACATTCCCGCCGTCATCGAGAAAGCCAAGAAGACGGGCGCCAGCAAGGTCTATGTCGAGGACCTGCGCCGGGAATTCCTCGCCGACTACGTCTTTCCCTGCCTGCGCGCCGGCGCGGTGTACGAGTACACCTACCTGCTGGGAACTTCGATGGCGCGGCCGGTGATCGCCAAGCGGCAGGTGGAGGTAGCGGTCGCCGAAGGCGCAACCTCCGTAGCGCATGGCTGCACCGGCAAGGGCAACGACCAGGTCCGCTTCGAGCACGCCTACCAGGCGCTGGAGCCCTCGCTGAAAGTGATCGCGCCGTGGCGCGAGTGGACGCTGAATTCGCGCGAGGATTGTCTCGATTATGCCGAGGCGCGCGGGATTCCGGTGGAAGCCAGCCGCGAGAAAATTTATTCCCGCGACCGCAATCTCTGGCACCTCAGCCACGAAGGCGGCGAGTTGGAGGATCCCAACAATTCTCCCAACGACGACATGTGGCAGATCACGGTATCGCCGCAGCAGGCGCCGGATCGCGCCGAGCAAGTCACCATCACCTTCGAGCAGGGCACGCCGGTCGCGGTGAATGGCAAGGGCTTGCATCCGGTGGCGCTGGTGGAAGAACTGAACACCATCGGCGGGCGCCATGGCATCGGCCGGGTTGACCTGGTGGAAAACCGCTTCGTCGGCATCAAATCGCGCGGCTGCTATGAAACTCCCGGCGGCACGCTGCTGCTGACCGCGCATCGCGAACTGGAATCGCTGTGCCTCGATCGCGAGGTCATGCACTTCAAGCAACAGATCGCGCTCAAGTACGCCGAGATGGTGTACTTCGGCCTGTGGTTCACGCCGCTGCGCGAGGCGCTCGACGCCTTCATTACCTCCACCCAGCAGACCGTCACCGGCTCGGTTACGCTCAGGCTCTATAAAGGAAACATCAGCGTCGCCGGACGGCAATCCAAGTTCTCGCTCTACCAGACCGGTCTCGCCGCCTTCACCATGGACGGCTACAATCCGAAAGACGCGGAAGGCTTCATTCGCATCCTCGGGCTGCCGGCGCGTGTCCAGGCGCCGTTGCGCCATAAGAAAGAGGTGTCGGAGCGCGTGCGCGGCAAGGAGTTTCTGAAGGCGACCACGGCGGCGGATTAG
- a CDS encoding ABC transporter ATP-binding protein: MPPIIQVENVTRIYRVGKVDVPAVRGVSFSVNQGEFVAVVGPSGSGKSTLFYMLGGLTHANSGRVIVDGDDFARLSDAERTRMRKRKIGFVFQKFNLLPTLNARMNIQIAQDIAGRDSTDGKWFDDITKLLGITDRLDHRPSELSGGEQQRVALARALINKPAIVLADEPTGNLDTRNSEIVLRLLRETNQSFGQTVLMITHNLEAAAFAGRILHMRDGQIIGEESKIRP, translated from the coding sequence ATGCCGCCGATCATTCAAGTCGAAAACGTCACCCGAATTTATCGCGTCGGCAAAGTGGACGTGCCCGCCGTCCGCGGCGTCTCCTTCAGCGTGAATCAAGGCGAATTCGTGGCCGTGGTCGGGCCATCGGGCAGCGGCAAATCAACTTTGTTCTACATGCTGGGCGGGCTGACGCACGCCAATTCCGGCCGCGTCATTGTTGATGGCGACGACTTCGCACGCCTCTCCGACGCCGAGCGCACCCGCATGCGGAAGCGCAAAATCGGTTTCGTGTTCCAGAAGTTCAACCTGCTGCCGACGCTGAATGCGCGCATGAATATCCAGATTGCGCAGGACATCGCCGGCCGCGACAGCACCGACGGCAAGTGGTTCGACGACATCACCAAGTTGCTCGGCATCACGGACCGCCTCGACCATCGCCCCTCCGAGCTATCCGGCGGCGAGCAGCAGCGCGTCGCCCTGGCGCGCGCGCTCATCAACAAGCCGGCCATCGTGCTTGCCGACGAGCCCACCGGCAACCTCGACACCAGGAATTCCGAGATCGTCCTCCGCCTGCTGCGCGAAACCAACCAGAGCTTCGGGCAGACGGTGCTGATGATCACCCACAACCTCGAAGCGGCGGCCTTTGCCGGGCGCATCCTGCACATGCGCGACGGCCAGATCATCGGCGAGGAGAGTAAGATTCGGCCCTAG
- the argH gene encoding argininosuccinate lyase encodes MWSGRFREPLDPEFEQWQRSFAFDVRLLPDELAASRAYARALAKAGVFTTTELESVVHALGAIAAKGIPNPADHPGVEDVHQFVEQELVSLIGDTGYKLHAGRSRNEQISTDLRLYTRRSIDAIVAAIAALASAFVAKAEQYKDDVMPSYTHMQRAEPVLVAHWLLAWVEMWLRDAARLTDCRRRVNVLPLGSGAVAGPGMELDRAAIAKELGFETISGNSMDATSDRDFELEYLHALGLLALHVSRWAEEMALFSTVEYGFVQLPEPYSTGSSAMPQKKNPDALELLRGKTGRILGAATALQTVLKGLPLAYNKDLQEAQEPLFAATDSVLAALAIATGFVATVALDTERMKQAASAGFLNATAAARYLVKKGVAFRLAHSAVGQAVRLALEKKCELDGLSLQELKQFRPEFDRDFFNSLKLEAVLASHDVAGGTAPGRVRKALGEARRRIGKITNAAAMPRTRRSRRMSS; translated from the coding sequence ATGTGGTCCGGCCGCTTTCGCGAGCCGCTTGATCCCGAATTCGAGCAGTGGCAGCGCTCGTTCGCCTTCGACGTTCGCCTGCTTCCCGACGAACTCGCCGCCAGCCGCGCCTACGCCCGTGCGCTCGCCAAGGCCGGCGTCTTTACCACGACCGAACTGGAATCGGTGGTGCACGCGCTCGGCGCCATCGCTGCCAAGGGCATTCCCAATCCCGCGGATCATCCCGGAGTCGAAGACGTTCACCAGTTCGTCGAGCAGGAACTGGTGTCGCTGATCGGCGACACGGGCTACAAGCTGCACGCCGGCCGCAGCCGCAACGAGCAGATCTCGACCGACCTCCGCCTCTACACGCGGCGCAGCATTGACGCCATCGTGGCCGCCATCGCCGCGCTCGCCTCCGCCTTCGTCGCCAAGGCCGAGCAGTATAAAGATGACGTCATGCCCTCCTACACGCACATGCAGCGCGCGGAGCCCGTGCTGGTCGCGCACTGGCTGCTGGCCTGGGTGGAGATGTGGTTGCGCGACGCCGCGCGTCTCACCGACTGCCGCCGCCGCGTCAACGTGCTGCCGCTGGGTTCGGGCGCGGTCGCCGGGCCGGGCATGGAATTGGATCGCGCCGCCATCGCCAAAGAACTCGGCTTCGAAACCATCTCCGGCAACAGCATGGATGCCACCAGCGACCGCGATTTTGAGCTGGAATACCTGCACGCGCTCGGCTTGCTGGCGCTGCACGTGAGCCGCTGGGCGGAGGAGATGGCGCTGTTTTCAACCGTAGAGTACGGCTTCGTGCAGTTGCCGGAACCATACTCCACCGGGTCGAGCGCCATGCCGCAGAAAAAAAATCCGGATGCGCTGGAGTTGCTGCGCGGCAAGACCGGCCGCATTCTCGGCGCCGCCACCGCGTTGCAAACCGTGCTGAAGGGCTTGCCTCTGGCCTACAACAAGGACTTGCAGGAAGCGCAGGAGCCGCTGTTTGCCGCCACCGACAGCGTTCTGGCCGCGCTCGCCATCGCCACCGGCTTCGTGGCCACCGTCGCGCTGGACACCGAGCGCATGAAACAGGCCGCGAGCGCCGGATTTCTCAATGCCACCGCCGCCGCGCGTTACCTGGTGAAAAAAGGGGTCGCGTTCCGCCTGGCACATTCGGCGGTCGGTCAGGCGGTACGGTTGGCGCTGGAGAAGAAATGTGAGCTGGATGGGCTGAGCCTACAAGAACTGAAGCAATTCCGCCCGGAATTCGATCGCGACTTCTTCAATTCGCTGAAGCTTGAGGCAGTGCTCGCCAGTCATGATGTAGCTGGCGGCACAGCGCCCGGGCGAGTGCGGAAAGCGCTGGGCGAGGCGCGGCGAAGGATTGGCAAGATTACGAACGCCGCAGCCATGCCGCGGACCCGGCGCTCCAGGCGAATGTCATCCTGA
- the argR gene encoding arginine repressor, with amino-acid sequence MRSTPKALRHHRILELVSSEPMVTQEEMVRRLTRQGLKVTQATLSRDIKELGLVKSADGYAAPSTIADAVPTPSLSHLLREFVVDVREAQNLLVLKTPPGSAQPVARAIDAESWPELVGTIAGDDTIVVISSDTKSRRQLGKRIRELMA; translated from the coding sequence ATGCGTTCGACGCCCAAAGCCCTGCGGCACCACCGCATCCTCGAGCTGGTTTCGAGCGAGCCCATGGTCACGCAGGAGGAGATGGTGCGGCGGCTAACGCGGCAGGGACTGAAAGTCACGCAGGCGACGCTGTCGCGCGACATCAAGGAACTCGGCCTGGTCAAGAGCGCGGACGGCTACGCCGCCCCGAGCACGATCGCCGATGCCGTACCCACGCCCTCGTTGTCGCACCTGCTGCGCGAGTTCGTGGTGGATGTCCGCGAGGCGCAGAACCTGCTGGTGCTGAAAACGCCGCCGGGCAGCGCGCAGCCGGTGGCGAGGGCGATCGACGCCGAGAGCTGGCCCGAACTGGTGGGCACGATCGCCGGCGATGACACCATCGTGGTGATCAGCTCCGACACCAAGAGCCGCCGCCAGCTCGGCAAGCGCATTCGCGAACTGATGGCGTAA